The sequence CGACTGCCTGCGTGACGGTGATATTTCGATCCGACGCAGGGCGCTCGAACTGAGCTATGCGCTGATCAACGAGAGCAACGTGCGCGTGCTTACGCGCGAGTTGCTCTCGTTCCTCGAGGTGGCAGACAACGAGTTCAAGCTGGGCATGACTACGCAGATCTGTCTTGCTGCCGAGAAGTTTGCGCCTAACAAACGGTGGCACATCGACACGGTGCTGCGTGTGCTCAAGCTGGCCGGCAACTACGTGCGTGAGGAGATCCTTTCTGCGTTCATCCGCCTCGTGTGCCACACGCCTGAGCTGCAAGCGTACACGGTGCAAAAGCTTTTCTCTGGATTGCACCAGGACTTTTCGCAGGAGAGCCTCACGCTGGCTGCTGTGTGGGTGATTGGCGAGTTTGGCGATGTTCTCATCCAGGGAGGCAATTttgaagacgaagagctgGTGCGCGAGGTTCAGCCTAAGGACGTTGTCGACCTGCTCTCATCGGTGCTCGACAGCCCGTATGTCAACGGATTGATCCGTCAATTTGTGCTCACCTCGCTGGCCAAGCTACACACTAGGCTGTCGGATGCATCGCAGCAGtcgcgcatcgagcagatcaTCGCTAGCTTTGAGACCAgtgtcgaggtcgagatTCAACAGCGAAGTGTCGAGTTTGCAACTTTGCTCAAGAGGAGCGATATCCGCCAAGGCGTGTTGGAAAGTATGCCTCCACCGGAGATCAAACAGACGGTGTTGGGCACGGTGAGTGAGGCGAAGCCGGTGGGATCGACGCGGTCGGATAAGGATGCGCTGCTGGATCTGATGGGTGATGAGATGCCAGTTACGAGCGGCGGTGGTACGGGTGCGGACAATGCGCCGAGTGGTGCGACGCAGCAGAGCACACACGATCTGTTGGCGGATAtctttggcggtggcgaTATGGGTGGTATGCCTTCTGCAGCGCCAGCGGCAAGTGCGTCGGCAGCGCAGAAGCCCAAGAGCTCGGTCAACGATATTCTCGGACTGTTTGGTGATGGTGCAAGTGCGCCTGCTGccgcagcgcagcaagcaccCACTCCAGCACCGGCTGCTACATCGTCCTACGGCGGgcttgatctgcttggCGGCCTTGGAGCAAGTTCGTCCGCATCCACCCCTGCTGCCACTCCCGCTTCGACTGTTGCCAAATCGCACACAGTCTACACCAAGCACGGTCTCACCATCACACTCACTCCCACAACCAACCCGGCGCGTCCCGAAATCGTCCACATCACCGCGCGCTTCACCTcggccacctcggccatctcCAACATCAACTTCCAGGCCGCCGTTCCCAAAACGCACAAATTACAGATGCAAGCCATCTCCAACTCAACCGTCCATCCAGACTCCACCGAAACCCAGCCTCTCAGAGTCATGGTCCCCCCTGGTGCCGCCGTAAGGCTCAGGTTGAGAATCGCCTTCCAGGTCGACGGTCACAGTGTGCAGGACCAGACCGATTGGGCCCAGCCTTCCGCTTAGTTCCGACTCAATGCATGCGTTTCCGGTGAATTGGTGTGACCCCGAACAGAGTGCAGCGTGTCAAGAAGGTGGCGACGGCGTGTGCCGCAAGGTGGGGCAAGTTTACAGCAAGTGTGCAAGGTACAAGTACAAatgaagacgagcagatcgatGATCCGATGGTCTGATGGTCTGATGGTCTGATGGTCCGATGGTCCGATAGTGGGGTATCTAGATATGAACGTGCTTGTCGAAAAGCATGGGAGGTCTATGACTTGacttcttcctcgaccCAAGCGCCAGCAAGATCGGGAGGTAGCTCCTGCATCTGAACGCTGGGAGCGCCATGCAGGTAGCGGAGTTGTTCAAGGATCTGTACGCGGATCTTTTCAAGACTAGCCTTTGAGTTTTGGTTTTCGACTCTGCCAGCCTGGGTCGGCTCGTGCAGTCGATAGGTGGGTGCAAAAAACTCCATGTAGGGCGTACTAGGGAGTGTATCTGGGATCGAGCAGCCGGTGAGGACAGACGTCTCGTAGGCCCAACAGCGAGCCACATTGCGAATCGTATagccgccaccgccgagcacgagcaaGGGTAACCCGAATGACTTTATGAATTGAACACATTCGCCGTGCGCTGCAATGCTGAGGTTGAAGCATCCAAGACGATCCAATCCGAGCGAGTCGGCTCCGCACTGTAGGACGATGGAGGAAGGGCGGAATGTGGTGATGCAGGGTTCCATGACGCTTTTGAAAAGCGCAACGTATCCAGAgtcgtcgatgccgtcTTGCAATGGTACGTTGAGACAGAAGTGTTTGCCGAGCCCTGTGCCGATCTCGTCAATGTTGCCGGTGCAAGGGAAAAAGTCGTTTCCGTACTTGTGGAAGGAAACGGTCATGACACGATTCGAGTTGTAAAAAGCTTCCTGGACACCGTCGCCGTGATGAATGTCAATGTCAATGTAGAGAACGCGGGGATGATACCTGAGCAGCTCCATGATGCCCAACACGATATCATTGACGTAGCAGAAGCCAGAAGCTTCGAATTTTTTGGCGTGGTGCAGACCGCCTGACCAGTTGATGGCAATGTCGGTCTCTCCAGCAGCGAGCCTGCGAGCGCCTGCGAGGGATGCGCCAGAATAGGATTTGCAAAAGTCATACATGCCATCAAAGACGGGGCAGTCGTCGGCAAAGTTGAACTTGGTGAAAGCGGCCGAGGGTGGGGTCGAGGGGGTTACGTTGGCGAGAAATTCGACATAGTCGCTGTCGTGAAACATTTCGAGCTCCTCTTTGGTTGCTTGGCGAGGCGTGAAGACGCTCATGTGCTTGTGCAGACCGTATGCGAGGACAAGACGGTTTGTGAGGGTGAGTCGTGCGGGTTTCATGGGGTGCCTCTCGCCGTAGTGAAAGTCGCCAACACCGGCAGGATGGTAGTAGCTGACGCGAGGATTTGAGTGAGGCTGTATGTGATGCGCATCCTTGTAGATAGCCTTACCGGCGCCGTTGGCATCTGATCGATCGAAAAAGAAGGGCGAGTCGGAAAAGGTGGCATTGGAGTTGCCTCCAGTGGCGGCCATGTCAAAGTCAATGACAACCATTATGGATGCGAACGGCGTCAGCGAGGCGGCACTTGCGAGCCTTGGAATGCCGAGCCGCGAGCCACAGAGTACAAGCTGTGAAGATGGATTGTGGTAGTTGATGATCGAGCTGGTATGGATGGAAATGAAGCAGGTTCAAAACCTCAAAAGCTCAGCTGCGCGGATCGGATCCGTTGCAAAGTTGCCAGGGTCCGAGTTTCTTATCTGGGCTTTTAACGTGCGATAGAAAAAGGTAACTCGCCAAGATGGCTGGCAATGTccaaatcatgaatcgtgaaatgtTCAATTAGAATGCATAAG comes from Mycosarcoma maydis chromosome 1, whole genome shotgun sequence and encodes:
- a CDS encoding adaptor HA1/AP1 adaptin subunit gamma yields the protein MSTFFQKQQQVAALDPRLGGLMASAGLYNLKALIKAIRSCKTLADERSLIQKESASIRTAFKDEDPFARHNNIAKLLYIHMLGYPAHFGQIECLKLVATPRFTDKRLGYLGIMLLLDENTEVLTLVTNGLKNDMEHSNMYVCGLALCTFANIASEEMSRDLCNEIEKLMGSSNTYIRRKAAICAMRIVRKVPDLIDHFVDRTQQLLSDKNHGVLLCAVTLAIEICRQDDEALTVYRRAVPLLVQHLKSLVTTGYSPEHDVSGITDPFLQVKILRLLRILGKENAQASETMNDILAQVATNTEASKNVGNSILYETVLTILEIDADNGLRVMAINILGKFLSNRDNNIRYVALNTLSKVVSMDTNAVQRHRNIILDCLRDGDISIRRRALELSYALINESNVRVLTRELLSFLEVADNEFKLGMTTQICLAAEKFAPNKRWHIDTVLRVLKLAGNYVREEILSAFIRLVCHTPELQAYTVQKLFSGLHQDFSQESLTLAAVWVIGEFGDVLIQGGNFEDEELVREVQPKDVVDLLSSVLDSPYVNGLIRQFVLTSLAKLHTRLSDASQQSRIEQIIASFETSVEVEIQQRSVEFATLLKRSDIRQGVLESMPPPEIKQTVLGTVSEAKPVGSTRSDKDALLDLMGDEMPVTSGGGTGADNAPSGATQQSTHDLLADIFGGGDMGGMPSAAPAASASAAQKPKSSVNDILGLFGDGASAPAAAAQQAPTPAPAATSSYGGLDLLGGLGASSSASTPAATPASTVAKSHTVYTKHGLTITLTPTTNPARPEIVHITARFTSATSAISNINFQAAVPKTHKLQMQAISNSTVHPDSTETQPLRVMVPPGAAVRLRLRIAFQVDGHSVQDQTDWAQPSA
- a CDS encoding putative histone deacetylase HOS2; the encoded protein is MVVIDFDMAATGGNSNATFSDSPFFFDRSDANGAGKAIYKDAHHIQPHSNPRVSYYHPAGVGDFHYGERHPMKPARLTLTNRLVLAYGLHKHMSVFTPRQATKEELEMFHDSDYVEFLANVTPSTPPSAAFTKFNFADDCPVFDGMYDFCKSYSGASLAGARRLAAGETDIAINWSGGLHHAKKFEASGFCYVNDIVLGIMELLRYHPRVLYIDIDIHHGDGVQEAFYNSNRVMTVSFHKYGNDFFPCTGNIDEIGTGLGKHFCLNVPLQDGIDDSGYVALFKSVMEPCITTFRPSSIVLQCGADSLGLDRLGCFNLSIAAHGECVQFIKSFGLPLLVLGGGGYTIRNVARCWAYETSVLTGCSIPDTLPSTPYMEFFAPTYRLHEPTQAGRVENQNSKASLEKIRVQILEQLRYLHGAPSVQMQELPPDLAGAWVEEEVKS